The sequence GAGCCAATTTCAATTTTTGAAGTTGGGGGAATTGGTGGTCAATATAATTTATTTTTACCTTCGGAGAAAGACTCTTTAATGGTATTAGAAAAAAAAATTCCTGTAAAATATCGAATTTCTGAAGGTAAGCATATTTCAGAATCAGAATTTGAAGGTTATTTTGTTAAACTGTCATTAGAAAGTGCTGAATTAATTACAAAAAATTCTTTAAAAGTGTTTAGCAATCTTCAGATACAATTAGCAGTAGAAAACGAGCAATTAAATCAGCAGCATCTCTACGGTAAAATAATCAAAATATTGGACGAAAATCAAAATTATTTTCGGCTTCGTTTCACTGCATTACCAACAGAAATTAAAGCTTGGTTTGAAGAATTGTGTGAGAAACAGTGAGCAGTGAGCAGTAATAATTCTTTCTTCCCCCTCTCCCCCCCGATCAAATATTGCTCTGACAAAAAGCTTGAGATATTTCCCCAGAATTAGCTACAGCTTCTGGTACTTCTGCATTAACCACCCATCCCAATACTGCTCGGTTAAGGAATCAGACACAATGGTTATATCCCCCCCAAACCCCCGCTAAATTGGGGGCTAAGTTCCCTCATTTTTAAGGAGGGTTAGGGAGGAGATCCTCTTAACCGATCGGTATTGCCACCCATCCTTGTGCTTCAACTATTTCTTTTCGAGTATTATTAGTTGAAGATATTGAAGATACAGAAGATTCAGAAGTCTTTTGATTTGCAGATGCACAAACCACATCTGGAGATTAAATTTTCTATATCAAATTGTTGGCGATCGCCAACAATTTGATTATTTGAATTAAAGATATAGGAGATTACCGAAATGAACCTTTGGGAATATTTTACCCAAAAATCCTTACATCAAGTATTATCCAAAGGCAAAACAATAAAATAATCGGTAAAAATTGTAATGAGTGTAGCATCAAAATATTGGATTTTAGTGAGGATTGACAGTTTTAGTTGCTGCAAAAGTGAAGTACTCGAAGCAGCGAAAGTGTTTTTGACGAGCAATTTTCTAATCTAACACACCAAAAGGAAATACCAGATAGGAATATTCAATGTCAACTTATACAATACTATCAGTCATTGCGAAGGAAGAGGGAAGAAGAAAGAAGAAAGAGGGTAAAAAGTTTGGAAGCAGCTCGTACAGTTCCCAAATAATAACCGCCAACGGACACTTGCTTCAACGGAGGGGAACCTCCGCAATGCAGTTTTCTCATAAATGGCAAGGCTTGTATCCTATGAGAAGTTAGAAGATTTATTTAACTTCTAACCTAACCGTGTAGCTACCATAATTCTTTGCATTCCATCAACCTCTTTCATGATTGGAATAAAAAGATTAGGTGGTGCTAAATTAACTCGACTAGCAATGATTAACTGTGTATCTAATTCTCTCAAACTTCCTAAAGCTATTTGCAAAAATCTAATATATTCGTTATTGCTTTAATCTTTTAAATTGCTACAAAACTCTTTTTGCAGCCTTTAACCGAAAGTATCAGTTAAGTGAGAAATTAATTGGGGATTGTTAAAAAATTTCTCACTAATATATTTCATGAAAATAGTCTTCATTATTGAAGCTCATATCTAGTAATAATAGTCACTCCTGGTCTACCATTAGAACTACTTTTTAGTTTCCATCTACGTGCTATTTTCAAATGGTGTTTATCTAATCTATCGTTTCCGCTACCACTAATCAACCGCACATTAGTAACATTACCTTGAGCATCAGCATCCACAGATACCGTTATGCTTCCTTGAATTCCTCTATTTCTAGCCCAAGATGGATAACTTCTATTGCATCTAACACAAGCTGCATTTCCATCACCGTCACCAATTGAATCACCACTACCGTCGCCCAAACCGTTACCACTTCCATTATCGGTAGTATTAGTAGGTGCAGCTGCAACATTGCCGCCCCCCATAATACGTCTTCTTCTTCTTGGAGCATCATCACTACTTTCGCCAATATTAGAAGTATCGGGTAAAGATGGTGCTGTATTATTGCTACTAATATTGGTATCTCGGCTTTCTCTAATTCCCGAAAGAGTATTTCTTAACTCTCCACTATCTTGTGGAGTTGATGCTGGCGGTTCCATCGGAGGAGTCACCGGATTTGGCAAACTTCGTGCTGTTCTTCTAGAATCCCTTTCTTGTGCAAGCAAATCTTTTAAACCTTCGTCTGGTTTGACTGCTGGTGCTTCTGGTTCGACGGGAGTCGAAAAACTCCGCGCTGTTCTTCTAGAATCTCTTTCCTGTGCGAGTAATTTTTCTAAATCTTCGTCGGGTTTGGGTGGTTCTATCGGAGGGGTGACGGGAGTGGAAAAATCCCGTGGTGTTCTTCTAGAATCTCTTTCCTGTGCGAGTAATTTTTTTAAATCTTCGTCAGGTTTGGGTGGTTCTATCGGAGGGGTGACGGGAGTGGAAAAATCCCGTGGTGTTCTTATCTCTGGTTCGGGTTCGGGTATTGGTTTTTGTTCTGGAATAACTGGCTTTTCCCTAACGGCTACGGGAGGAGCAGAAGGTAAAACAGGTGATATTGGTTCAATTGGTTTAAATTCTTTAAATGGTTTAAAGTTTGGTTTGGGAAGTGGATCTGCTTTAGGAATGGGCTGTTTTACTACGGGTGGTGCTTGAGTAATTCTGCTTTGTGCTGGTATCGGTTTGGTTAAAGATGAAGCTGGACTTCCACCACTAATTCGAGACTGACTAGGAGTGGTGTTTAAGTCGGGTTTGAATTGACTCGTGTCAATAGTTGGTTGTTTAATCTCCGGCTTTGGCTTGGGTATTGGCTCTGGTTTTTCTAGTTTCGGCTCTATCTTTTTCGGTTCTGGCTTGGGCTTTGGCTTTACTTCTTCTTTTGGTTTTGGTTCAATTTCTTCAATAGGAGTATCGAGCAAAGTAATCTCAACTGACTCATCCTCAATATCAGGCACTCTGTTTAATAAATATTTACCAATCCCCGAAGCCAACAACGCTAGATGAAATATTAAGGAGCTAGCTAAACTACAAGCTAAAAAGATTCTTAGAGCTTTCGATTCTCTTTCCCGCTGTCGTAGCGCTGTACTTGCAAAGCTCATAGTTTAAAAGTAATTGATATAGATTTGCATTAATTGCTTAGTCTAAGATAATTAAGTGTAAAAGTCAATCAATTTTTCGTAATTATTACTTAATAAAGTGTTGCAGTTATAAATTTAAATAATCCTTAAATTGCAGTTTAGATTACATTGCTAATAGCAAGTATTTAACTAATCTAGAGAATGCTATAACCACTGATAATATAAGCTTTCAAGACTTTAAGTATTCTTAATCCTAGCTTCTATCACGCTTATTGAATAAGTAAAAATCTATGTAGACTTAATTTTTGTTGATTTTCAATACTTTTAGATGATTGACATTTATTATCAATTGTTCTAAGTTGATTTGATAACTACTATCATCTGCGTCTGTAGGCGATAGCAGCAACTTTCATTAATGCATTTGAGAGCTACAAATGGGAATAAATAATCTATTCTCGGCAGGTGGGGTAGTGATGATACCACTGCTGGGGTTTTCGGTGTTGGCTTTGGGGCTGATTGTCGAGAGGATAAGTTTTTGGCTAAAGATAAATAACCGTCAGACTAAGGTAGTGCGAGATGTCTTAAATCTCTATCGTCGCAATAATGTTGTGGGTGCAATAGATGGATTGCGGAAGAACGCAGATTTACCTATAGCCCGGATGTTTCTTACTGCTTTGGAATTAGAAGAACCCACTCCAGAAGAGTTTCGTTTGGCATTAGAAAGTGAAGCCCAAGCTGAGATACCTTTACTCAAACGCTTCCAAAATATATTTGATACTATAATTTCTCTCGCGCCATTATTAGGTCTTCTCGGTACTGTATTAGGATTAATTGGTTCGTTCGCTTCTTTGGATCTTGGTGATGTGGGAGGTTCTCAAACAGCGAATGTAACGGGTGGTATTAGTGAAGCGCTGGTTTCCACGGCTGCAGGTTTGGTTGTGGCAATTTTCACGTTAATGTTTGCCAATGCATTTCGGGCAATGTACCAAAGACAAATGGCATTAATTCAAGAATACGGTGGAGAATTAGAATTGCTTTACCGTCGTAATTACGAACGAGGAATGAAAAATTATGCGTCTACCAGATGAAGCAGATGCACCAGCACAGATTAATATTGTGCCGATGATTGATGTGATATTCGCGATTTTGACATTTTTTGTGATGTCAACGCTGTTTTTAACTCGTCAAGAAGGATTGCCAGTCAATTTACCCCAAGCATCTTCCGCTAAAAAAGCAGCTCAACCAGCACGAGTTACCTTAACTGTAGATAAAGCTGGTGAATTGTTTCTAAATAAGGAACCGATTACTTTAGATAAATTGGAAGCCGGGGTAAAAGCAAAAGTTAAACCCGAACAACCTTTGATGGTGGTATTGAATGCAGATGAAGGGGTGAATCACGGGAAAATTGTCGCTGTGATGGATAAAGTACGATTGGTTAAGGGTGCGAAGTTGGCTATAGCCACTAAAAAAAAGTAATTGAATCAATCGTATTATTATCAGTTTTGTCAAGGTACCACCGAATGTAGAGACGTAGCATTGCTACGTCTTGATAAAATTTCTTTTTTTAACATTTAGATAATATCCGAATATATAAAATTAACATGACAATTACTGTCTCAAGCCATAATTGGCAAGAGTTTTGGCAAGAAGATAAGCAGCAATCTTTAAATAAGCACGAACGCATTTGGAGTTTTGCTAATAATCTAGGCA comes from Rivularia sp. PCC 7116 and encodes:
- a CDS encoding energy transducer TonB, giving the protein MSFASTALRQRERESKALRIFLACSLASSLIFHLALLASGIGKYLLNRVPDIEDESVEITLLDTPIEEIEPKPKEEVKPKPKPEPKKIEPKLEKPEPIPKPKPEIKQPTIDTSQFKPDLNTTPSQSRISGGSPASSLTKPIPAQSRITQAPPVVKQPIPKADPLPKPNFKPFKEFKPIEPISPVLPSAPPVAVREKPVIPEQKPIPEPEPEIRTPRDFSTPVTPPIEPPKPDEDLKKLLAQERDSRRTPRDFSTPVTPPIEPPKPDEDLEKLLAQERDSRRTARSFSTPVEPEAPAVKPDEGLKDLLAQERDSRRTARSLPNPVTPPMEPPASTPQDSGELRNTLSGIRESRDTNISSNNTAPSLPDTSNIGESSDDAPRRRRRIMGGGNVAAAPTNTTDNGSGNGLGDGSGDSIGDGDGNAACVRCNRSYPSWARNRGIQGSITVSVDADAQGNVTNVRLISGSGNDRLDKHHLKIARRWKLKSSSNGRPGVTIITRYELQ
- a CDS encoding MotA/TolQ/ExbB proton channel family protein; the encoded protein is MGINNLFSAGGVVMIPLLGFSVLALGLIVERISFWLKINNRQTKVVRDVLNLYRRNNVVGAIDGLRKNADLPIARMFLTALELEEPTPEEFRLALESEAQAEIPLLKRFQNIFDTIISLAPLLGLLGTVLGLIGSFASLDLGDVGGSQTANVTGGISEALVSTAAGLVVAIFTLMFANAFRAMYQRQMALIQEYGGELELLYRRNYERGMKNYASTR
- a CDS encoding biopolymer transporter ExbD; its protein translation is MRLPDEADAPAQINIVPMIDVIFAILTFFVMSTLFLTRQEGLPVNLPQASSAKKAAQPARVTLTVDKAGELFLNKEPITLDKLEAGVKAKVKPEQPLMVVLNADEGVNHGKIVAVMDKVRLVKGAKLAIATKKK